In Mycobacterium sp. 050128, one genomic interval encodes:
- a CDS encoding TIGR03084 family metal-binding protein — protein MADAGPMVADLRAESDDLDALVAPLAEARWADPTPSPGWSVAHQIAHLWWTDRVALLSVTDEAGFAEVLTDAMQDPLGFVDAGAEELAVTPPAELLGEWRATRDRLHDALLTVDESRKLPWFGPPMSPASMATARLMETWAHGLDVADALGVKRAPTARLRSIAHLGVRTRDYAFVVNELAPPSEPFLVELRAPGGDVWSWGPADAAERVTGAAEDFCFLVTQRRPLSALDITAHGPQAQRWLEIAQAFAGPPGPGR, from the coding sequence ATGGCTGACGCCGGGCCGATGGTGGCCGACCTGCGTGCCGAAAGCGACGATCTCGACGCGCTGGTGGCGCCGCTGGCCGAGGCGCGCTGGGCCGACCCGACGCCCTCGCCGGGATGGAGCGTCGCACATCAGATCGCCCACCTGTGGTGGACCGATCGGGTCGCGCTGCTCTCGGTCACCGACGAGGCGGGGTTCGCCGAGGTGTTGACCGACGCGATGCAGGACCCCCTCGGCTTCGTCGACGCGGGCGCCGAGGAGCTGGCGGTCACGCCACCGGCGGAACTGCTGGGCGAATGGCGGGCCACGCGGGACCGGCTGCACGACGCGCTGCTCACCGTCGACGAGAGCCGGAAGCTGCCGTGGTTCGGGCCGCCGATGAGCCCGGCGTCGATGGCCACCGCACGGTTGATGGAGACCTGGGCGCACGGGCTGGACGTCGCCGACGCGCTCGGCGTCAAGCGGGCGCCCACCGCGCGATTGCGCTCGATCGCCCATCTGGGGGTGCGTACTCGCGATTACGCGTTCGTGGTCAACGAGCTGGCTCCGCCGTCGGAGCCGTTTCTGGTCGAGCTCCGTGCCCCCGGCGGCGACGTCTGGTCCTGGGGTCCGGCCGATGCGGCCGAACGTGTCACCGGGGCCGCCGAGGACTTCTGCTTCTTGGTGACGCAGCGCCGCCCGCTGAGCGCCCTCGACATCACCGCACATGGGCCCCAAGCGCAGCGGTGGCTCGAGATCGCGCAGGCATTCGCGGGCCCGCCCGGGCCGGGTAGATAG
- a CDS encoding PPE domain-containing protein, giving the protein MPDPRWTGPPEIVAQIFEEGNPASVLANNAVWVTETTNNGVAAGLSSANALATAAHWQGVGAISSMITSTGLNAGLQTLMGWTAEKIGVTTAAVEAFMLARSTVVPSVMSLTNRFEWIVLAHTNWFGQNTMPMGERDAEYYGHHWPTNSTIGWAYSSTLATLVAALAVPPPVAPMGASPAAPAAAASAVAQAAAQSGMNGAMQAGSQATQGAGQAAAAPAEGGSQLSSMMQQPLQMISGLTGQLQQVVKAPMDAFQGMASMPQGLMQSLTGAFSSAGAGNAGAAGAAAEPAMLAGATGPLGGASGGGGVGGGGGFPGAGLTSYTRPTSSFEPEAGGRPTSLRAGMLNASELRPPTSPTSSGMGGSPMPMSPAGMLGHGKEGQADKDVTRARVVVGGGEPTDET; this is encoded by the coding sequence ATGCCCGACCCCAGGTGGACAGGTCCGCCCGAGATCGTTGCTCAGATCTTCGAGGAGGGCAATCCGGCGTCGGTCCTTGCCAACAACGCGGTGTGGGTCACCGAGACCACGAATAACGGAGTCGCGGCCGGTCTTTCCAGCGCCAACGCGCTGGCCACGGCCGCGCACTGGCAGGGCGTGGGCGCGATCTCCTCGATGATTACCAGTACCGGTCTCAATGCCGGACTGCAGACGCTGATGGGCTGGACCGCGGAGAAGATCGGCGTCACGACGGCGGCGGTCGAGGCCTTCATGCTCGCGAGGTCGACGGTCGTCCCGTCCGTGATGTCGCTGACCAACCGGTTCGAGTGGATCGTTTTGGCCCATACCAACTGGTTCGGGCAAAACACCATGCCTATGGGCGAGCGGGACGCCGAGTACTACGGCCACCACTGGCCGACGAACTCGACCATCGGCTGGGCCTACTCCAGCACGCTGGCCACGCTCGTCGCGGCGTTGGCCGTTCCCCCACCGGTGGCACCGATGGGCGCCTCGCCGGCCGCGCCGGCCGCGGCCGCCTCGGCCGTGGCACAGGCGGCGGCGCAGAGCGGAATGAACGGCGCGATGCAAGCAGGGAGTCAGGCGACGCAGGGTGCGGGCCAGGCAGCGGCGGCACCCGCCGAGGGCGGCAGCCAGCTCAGTTCAATGATGCAGCAGCCGCTGCAGATGATCTCCGGCCTGACCGGCCAGCTGCAACAGGTCGTCAAGGCCCCGATGGATGCCTTCCAGGGGATGGCCAGCATGCCGCAGGGCCTGATGCAGTCCTTGACGGGCGCGTTTTCCTCGGCCGGCGCGGGCAACGCAGGCGCGGCTGGTGCCGCCGCCGAGCCCGCCATGCTGGCCGGAGCGACCGGCCCGCTTGGCGGCGCGTCAGGGGGCGGTGGCGTGGGCGGGGGCGGCGGCTTCCCGGGCGCCGGCCTGACCAGCTACACCCGTCCGACCAGTAGTTTCGAGCCGGAGGCCGGCGGTAGGCCGACCAGCTTGCGCGCCGGCATGCTGAACGCTTCCGAGCTGCGTCCACCCACCTCCCCGACCAGCAGCGGCATGGGTGGCTCGCCGATGCCGATGTCTCCGGCCGGCATGCTGGGGCACGGCAAGGAAGGCCAAGCCGACAAGGACGTCACCCGTGCTCGGGTCGTCGTCGGCGGCGGCGAACCGACCGACGAGACCTAG
- a CDS encoding PE family protein, which translates to MSGLFDMVPGAVDLSAATEGAISQEMAATTAAGSAALVGVLPMAPDADSIEFAAALNATGSAYLATAAEHAGQRAAFSGAQGLASATNVGVDAASAAASAI; encoded by the coding sequence ATGAGCGGTCTGTTTGACATGGTGCCGGGCGCCGTCGACTTGTCGGCGGCGACAGAGGGAGCGATCAGCCAGGAGATGGCGGCTACCACCGCGGCCGGCTCGGCAGCCCTGGTCGGCGTGCTGCCGATGGCACCGGACGCCGATTCCATCGAATTCGCCGCCGCGCTGAACGCAACCGGTTCGGCCTACTTGGCGACCGCGGCCGAGCACGCCGGGCAACGCGCCGCCTTCTCGGGGGCGCAGGGTCTTGCCTCTGCCACAAACGTCGGCGTCGACGCAGCCAGTGCGGCCGCGAGCGCGATCTAA
- the eccCa gene encoding type VII secretion protein EccCa — protein MSKRGFVRGGRKPAPNVPPARIAVAAPLALPEREPRNILLMIAIPALLVGIIGTLVVMYASGIRSLQSGFFPMIGLVGFGTLMFSGRLGRGRRISWGEQEKQRRAYLRQLDDDRDEVQRAAQDQRRSQLFVHGDPQKLDTVIGGPRMWERRPADPDFLDVRLGIGIQQASESAVSLQWPDVPIGEELEPVTGGALRDFILEQSKIRGIGKVLSLRSKPGFSFVGDDPGELHSLARSILCSLAVYHSSSDLKVMVVTRHPELWSWLVWLPHNQHDEMFDACGLRRLIFTSPTELEEALDAELHRKGRGPWTPPVGMSPTSMPSPIESSPGLALGPHWVIVDDNVGTPEQWEGVTGQKGMAGITVLRLATRAGLGVGFSDDSERFVLREGRLSHRGTFYAVADMLAESTANRYARALARWSPMSAGDLSETDSQGGELLRALGISDPRELDVDRLWGESRGRGDHKWAMMPVGVKQGGEMQQIILRAKDFGGFGFHSVVIGTSGSGKSEYFLSLCTGIALTHSPETFIVIFVDMKFESAAQDLQGFPHVAGSLSNLGKDDRHLAERMRKAVNGEIARRYRLFNQAGARDANEYEEMRLAGRDLEPVPILLVIIDEYLELFIHHPEWIDLVIHIGQEGRGCNVFFTLGGQRLDLSSLSKVKSNIAFRVALRAETAEDSRDVIGSDAALHLPSKENGYALLKVGPRDLEQFRCFYVSAPFVVPKRAVNVNKTVAMSFSQPRALTWAYQPLSEADSEALAVADEPEEPDEFLFHSDGFRKKKLVDVIRESLMSHSARPPHQIWLPPLEVSETMDVLVASWRRKPWYADYGDNPGLVFPVGVVDIPEDHAQRVYAVDAEMDNIMVVATAQRGKSTTLMSLITSAALMYRPERVTFFCIGASLYPVEELPHVASVVSQTDKEGVSRTVASIEGLILAREAAFKQYQIDISEFRERRFGTEREGGTDPADKFGDVFLVVDNFSDLYDKDSPMGDRVVSIARQGLSYGVHVATTATAWLVGQKQALVNVSNARIQLRLSNPDETQMGEGLERRKAARNTLDRPGFGVTREGHELLVGVPEITSATGERVPTRQLGAVIAEVTGVGRLEKLARLPEQIQLAQIIAAFAETDEAADPFNVPFAIGESALQPTYLPTRTVPSMLVLGRQLCGKTTTLAAFGQAVMSRFSPEQAQITIIDPKTSLIGKIRGPHVRAYAYTADDIDTVIEELAALMRDRLPPSGLSQEELLSRSTWEGPHHFLLIDDEQELRPHGVIGKAAASAPMWGLIERSREIGLHVIASRLPGNWAGVSVTNPFLQKMTSSRAPTLFMDNDPATVKVFARVSAQQLPPGRGLLVTTDGAIEGVLVGTPE, from the coding sequence ATGTCCAAACGAGGTTTCGTCCGCGGCGGCCGCAAGCCCGCGCCGAATGTTCCACCGGCGCGCATCGCCGTCGCCGCACCGCTGGCATTGCCCGAGCGTGAGCCCCGCAACATCCTGCTGATGATCGCGATTCCCGCGCTGCTCGTCGGAATCATCGGCACGCTGGTGGTGATGTACGCATCCGGCATCCGATCCCTGCAGTCGGGCTTCTTCCCGATGATCGGTCTGGTCGGGTTCGGCACGCTGATGTTCAGCGGGCGATTGGGGCGCGGGCGCCGAATCAGTTGGGGCGAACAAGAAAAGCAACGCCGGGCCTACCTGCGCCAGCTCGACGACGACCGCGACGAAGTGCAACGCGCCGCCCAGGATCAGCGACGCAGCCAGCTGTTCGTGCACGGCGATCCGCAGAAGCTGGATACCGTGATCGGTGGGCCGCGGATGTGGGAACGGCGCCCCGCCGACCCGGACTTCCTCGACGTTCGGCTGGGGATCGGGATTCAGCAAGCCAGCGAATCCGCGGTGTCACTGCAGTGGCCCGACGTTCCGATCGGCGAAGAGCTCGAACCCGTAACCGGGGGTGCGCTAAGGGATTTCATCCTCGAACAGAGCAAGATCCGCGGAATCGGCAAGGTGCTGAGCCTGCGGTCGAAACCCGGTTTCAGCTTCGTCGGCGATGATCCGGGTGAACTGCACAGCCTGGCCCGTTCGATCCTGTGCTCGCTGGCCGTCTACCACAGCTCCAGCGATCTCAAAGTCATGGTGGTCACCCGCCACCCTGAGTTGTGGTCGTGGCTGGTGTGGCTGCCGCACAACCAGCACGACGAGATGTTCGACGCGTGCGGACTGCGCCGGTTGATTTTCACCTCCCCCACCGAACTGGAAGAGGCGCTCGACGCCGAGCTGCACCGTAAGGGCCGGGGACCGTGGACGCCGCCGGTCGGCATGAGCCCGACATCCATGCCATCGCCGATCGAGTCCAGCCCCGGCCTGGCGCTGGGACCGCACTGGGTGATTGTCGACGACAATGTCGGCACCCCCGAGCAATGGGAGGGCGTAACCGGGCAGAAGGGCATGGCCGGCATTACGGTGTTGCGGCTGGCGACCCGGGCCGGTCTCGGCGTCGGATTCAGCGACGACAGTGAGCGTTTCGTGCTGCGCGAAGGCAGACTCAGCCACCGCGGCACGTTCTACGCCGTGGCGGACATGCTCGCCGAAAGCACCGCCAACCGGTACGCGCGAGCACTCGCCCGCTGGTCCCCGATGAGCGCCGGAGACCTGTCGGAAACCGACAGCCAAGGTGGCGAATTGCTGCGCGCGCTGGGCATCAGTGACCCCCGTGAACTGGACGTCGACCGACTCTGGGGTGAGAGCCGCGGTCGAGGCGACCACAAATGGGCGATGATGCCCGTGGGCGTCAAGCAAGGCGGCGAGATGCAACAAATTATTTTGCGCGCCAAAGACTTTGGCGGTTTCGGGTTTCACTCGGTGGTGATCGGGACATCCGGCTCCGGCAAGTCGGAATACTTCCTGTCACTATGCACCGGGATCGCGTTGACGCACTCCCCCGAGACGTTCATCGTGATCTTCGTCGACATGAAGTTCGAATCCGCGGCCCAGGATCTACAGGGATTCCCCCACGTCGCGGGTTCGCTGTCGAACCTGGGCAAGGATGACCGTCACCTGGCCGAGCGCATGCGCAAGGCCGTCAACGGTGAGATCGCACGGCGGTACCGTCTTTTCAACCAGGCCGGGGCCCGCGACGCCAACGAGTACGAAGAGATGCGCCTCGCCGGTCGTGACCTGGAACCCGTACCGATTCTGCTGGTGATCATCGACGAATATCTCGAATTGTTCATTCATCATCCGGAATGGATCGATCTGGTCATCCACATCGGGCAAGAGGGCCGCGGCTGTAACGTCTTCTTCACGCTGGGCGGCCAGCGGCTGGATTTGTCGTCGCTCAGTAAGGTCAAGAGCAACATCGCCTTTCGGGTGGCCCTGCGTGCGGAGACCGCCGAGGATTCCCGCGATGTGATCGGCAGCGACGCGGCGCTGCATCTGCCGTCGAAGGAGAACGGCTACGCCCTGCTCAAGGTGGGGCCGCGCGACCTCGAGCAGTTCCGGTGCTTTTATGTGTCCGCTCCGTTCGTGGTGCCCAAGCGGGCAGTCAACGTGAATAAGACTGTAGCGATGAGCTTTTCGCAGCCGCGGGCGTTGACCTGGGCCTACCAGCCCCTCAGTGAAGCCGACAGCGAAGCGTTGGCAGTCGCCGACGAGCCCGAGGAACCGGACGAGTTCCTGTTCCACTCCGACGGGTTCCGGAAGAAGAAGCTGGTCGACGTGATCCGCGAGTCGCTGATGTCGCACAGCGCGCGTCCACCCCACCAAATATGGCTGCCACCTTTGGAAGTCAGTGAGACGATGGACGTGCTGGTGGCGAGCTGGCGGCGCAAGCCGTGGTACGCCGACTACGGCGACAACCCCGGTCTGGTGTTCCCGGTCGGCGTCGTCGACATCCCCGAAGACCACGCGCAGCGGGTGTACGCCGTCGACGCGGAGATGGACAACATCATGGTGGTGGCGACCGCCCAGCGCGGCAAATCGACCACGCTGATGTCGCTGATCACCTCGGCCGCATTGATGTACCGGCCCGAGCGGGTGACGTTCTTCTGCATCGGTGCTTCGCTGTACCCCGTCGAAGAGCTACCGCATGTGGCATCCGTCGTCAGCCAAACGGACAAAGAGGGCGTCTCGCGGACCGTCGCGTCGATCGAGGGCTTGATCCTCGCGCGCGAGGCAGCGTTCAAGCAGTACCAAATCGACATCTCCGAATTCCGGGAACGGCGATTCGGGACGGAGCGGGAAGGCGGCACCGACCCCGCCGACAAATTCGGCGACGTCTTCCTCGTCGTCGACAACTTCAGCGACCTGTACGACAAGGATTCCCCGATGGGAGACCGCGTGGTGTCGATCGCACGCCAGGGCTTGTCGTACGGGGTCCATGTCGCGACCACCGCCACGGCGTGGCTGGTAGGACAAAAGCAGGCGCTGGTCAATGTGTCCAATGCGCGCATCCAGCTGCGGCTGAGCAATCCGGACGAAACCCAGATGGGTGAGGGCCTCGAGCGCCGAAAGGCCGCCCGCAACACATTGGACCGGCCCGGGTTCGGCGTGACTCGCGAGGGCCACGAGTTGCTGGTCGGCGTCCCGGAGATCACCTCGGCTACCGGTGAACGGGTGCCGACCCGGCAACTCGGTGCGGTCATTGCCGAGGTGACCGGCGTCGGCAGGCTGGAGAAGCTGGCGCGGCTGCCCGAACAGATCCAGCTCGCCCAGATCATCGCGGCGTTCGCGGAGACCGATGAGGCCGCCGACCCGTTCAATGTTCCCTTCGCCATCGGCGAAAGCGCTTTGCAGCCAACGTATTTACCGACTCGAACGGTGCCCAGCATGCTGGTGCTGGGTCGACAGTTGTGCGGAAAGACGACGACCCTGGCCGCCTTCGGGCAGGCGGTCATGAGCCGGTTTAGTCCCGAGCAGGCGCAGATCACCATCATCGATCCCAAGACCTCGCTGATCGGCAAAATTCGGGGTCCGCATGTGCGCGCGTACGCCTATACCGCCGACGACATCGACACCGTGATCGAGGAGTTGGCGGCCCTGATGCGCGACCGGCTTCCTCCCTCGGGTCTGAGTCAGGAAGAGTTGCTGAGCCGCAGCACGTGGGAAGGCCCGCACCATTTCCTTCTGATCGACGACGAGCAGGAACTGCGCCCACACGGCGTGATCGGCAAGGCGGCCGCCAGCGCTCCGATGTGGGGGCTGATCGAGCGCAGTCGAGAGATAGGCCTGCACGTAATTGCGTCGCGCCTGCCCGGAAACTGGGCGGGGGTCTCGGTGACGAATCCATTCCTGCAGAAGATGACGAGTTCGCGAGCACCGACCCTATTCATGGACAACGACCCGGCGACGGTAAAGGTGTTCGCCAGGGTCAGCGCCCAGCAGCTACCGCCGGGGCGCGGCTTGCTCGTCACGACCGACGGCGCGATCGAAGGTGTGCTGGTGGGAACTCCGGAATAG
- the eccB gene encoding type VII secretion protein EccB, with amino-acid sequence MPLNLSNRDQNSGHLFYNRRLRAAITRFSVRMKHDDRKQQAAVALSIVLVLIGVGWMALLHVMKPSGLVGQSSIIGDRDTGAVYARINGRLYPALNLTSARLAVGSAGAPTWVRASEIAKYPTGPIIGIPGAPDSLPITSSAESAWSVCDAAAARGSGTAPVVTAIAGQLSPIGRSEPMHPKQAILATHKGATYVIWHGQRSRIDPADRSVTFNLGLDPGVTYPIEISNALFDAMPSTEPIVLPVIPGRGTPSRWLPGSIVGRVLETRDASGTVNGFYVLLPDGVQKITSFVADLLRTADSEGSTTPTLVAPDKLIQIPVVDVLDVDYYPSEKLEFIDTSANPATCVGWEKQSGDPQARITIFSGRGLPVSIGMDSRVVSLVRDDRDPNSAEAQQTLMLPGAANFVATTSGVATADSRESLYWISPQGVRYGIQSDHATLQALGLDPKLAVQAPWPIVRTFAPGPAIGRDAALVARDAVSGGGAVAPIPDLNELAGGG; translated from the coding sequence GTGCCACTCAATCTGTCCAACCGGGATCAGAATTCGGGGCACCTGTTCTACAACCGACGGCTGCGCGCTGCGATCACCCGGTTCTCGGTGCGGATGAAGCACGACGACCGCAAACAACAAGCGGCCGTGGCGCTGTCGATCGTGCTCGTGCTGATCGGCGTCGGGTGGATGGCGTTGCTTCATGTCATGAAGCCCTCGGGCCTGGTCGGCCAGTCGTCGATCATCGGGGACCGCGACACCGGTGCCGTCTACGCGAGGATCAACGGCCGGCTCTATCCCGCACTCAACTTGACCTCGGCCCGATTGGCGGTCGGCAGTGCCGGGGCCCCGACGTGGGTCAGAGCCAGCGAGATCGCGAAGTACCCGACGGGCCCGATCATCGGCATCCCCGGAGCGCCCGACAGCTTGCCGATCACGTCGAGCGCCGAATCGGCCTGGTCGGTCTGCGACGCCGCAGCCGCCCGCGGCAGTGGAACCGCGCCGGTGGTGACCGCCATCGCCGGTCAGCTGTCCCCCATCGGCCGGTCGGAGCCGATGCACCCGAAGCAGGCCATCCTGGCAACCCACAAGGGCGCAACGTATGTGATCTGGCACGGGCAGCGGTCCCGCATTGATCCAGCGGACCGGTCGGTGACATTCAACCTCGGTCTCGATCCAGGTGTGACGTATCCGATCGAAATCTCTAACGCCCTGTTCGACGCGATGCCGTCAACGGAACCTATTGTACTGCCGGTCATTCCGGGCCGTGGCACGCCGTCGCGGTGGCTGCCCGGTTCCATTGTGGGCAGGGTCCTGGAAACCCGCGACGCGAGCGGCACCGTCAACGGCTTCTACGTGCTGCTGCCCGACGGCGTCCAGAAGATCACCAGCTTCGTCGCGGACCTCTTACGGACCGCGGATTCGGAGGGCTCGACGACACCCACCCTGGTCGCCCCCGACAAACTGATTCAGATCCCGGTGGTCGACGTCCTCGATGTCGACTACTACCCTTCGGAGAAGCTGGAATTCATTGATACGTCCGCAAATCCGGCAACGTGCGTGGGCTGGGAGAAGCAATCGGGCGACCCGCAGGCTCGTATCACTATCTTCAGCGGGCGCGGTTTGCCGGTTTCGATCGGTATGGATTCCCGGGTGGTTAGCCTGGTCCGCGACGATCGTGACCCCAATTCCGCTGAGGCACAACAGACTTTGATGCTGCCGGGTGCGGCGAACTTCGTTGCGACAACCAGCGGCGTCGCGACGGCCGACAGCCGTGAGAGCTTGTATTGGATTTCGCCGCAAGGTGTTCGCTACGGTATCCAATCCGACCACGCCACCTTGCAGGCGCTGGGGCTCGATCCAAAGCTCGCGGTCCAAGCGCCCTGGCCGATTGTGCGCACCTTCGCGCCCGGGCCCGCGATCGGTCGTGACGCAGCACTGGTGGCGCGTGACGCCGTCTCGGGAGGCGGTGCGGTAGCGCCGATTCCCGATCTCAACGAGCTGGCAGGCGGGGGTTAA
- a CDS encoding DUF2710 family protein, with protein sequence MVAGSGGRSEHSDLKDRDLVEAVLRELSEAADKWEALVAQAETVTYSVDLGDIRAVTNSDGRLVELSLHPGVMTGYGHAELADRLNLAIAAIREEAEAENRARYGGELH encoded by the coding sequence ATGGTGGCGGGGTCGGGCGGTCGCAGCGAACATAGCGACCTAAAAGACAGAGATCTCGTCGAAGCGGTTCTGCGTGAGCTGAGCGAGGCAGCCGACAAGTGGGAAGCCCTTGTCGCGCAAGCCGAGACGGTCACGTACAGCGTGGACTTGGGGGATATTCGCGCCGTGACGAATTCCGACGGCAGGTTGGTCGAGTTGTCGCTGCATCCTGGCGTGATGACCGGTTACGGTCACGCAGAATTAGCGGACAGGTTGAACCTCGCGATCGCGGCGATTCGCGAGGAGGCAGAAGCCGAGAATCGGGCCAGGTACGGCGGCGAACTGCATTGA
- a CDS encoding DUF5631 domain-containing protein: MKAQTRARRQTAQVARRFSTADMEKTQVIPAVPAAEPDVGASAADKTQVIPVVPVTEPEIRPRTLDQTQVIPVIPAQPAVPVEEPVTEVAANDDDVSGGRHRAPSEETTVDVAVPLQQEVSAAAVDAESETARLEKLVPPAEPAVSEPEPEPEPEPQPEPEPEPEAEPEPEPEVVSEPEPVAVSEPEPEPEPEPEPQPVVVSEPEPVAVSEPESEPEPEPEPELVSEPAPEPDPEPEPVAVSEPESEPEPEPEPELVSEPAPEPDPEPEPVAVSEPAPEPEPEREPLVVSEPEPVAVSEPEPEPEPQPLEAPAALVAVESDSERLHRLLAYVVRQEPGLNWAVGDLADGTTLLVTDLAHGWIPPGIALPVGVRLLAPGRRRGKASALLGEATLTATYTPGDRVGRATDFPPTESSVQARELPPVEDLGWELGRVTHWRDGLPRLVHTLAKAATSGTGVVEEEADLLRVHLDTARYQLLSQYPDVVPALLLNCLLLAATESSVTGDATSANYHLAWFQKLDEPPASQWTAES; encoded by the coding sequence ATGAAGGCGCAGACGCGCGCGCGACGCCAAACCGCGCAGGTCGCGCGACGTTTCAGCACGGCCGACATGGAAAAGACGCAAGTCATCCCGGCGGTCCCGGCGGCCGAACCCGATGTCGGCGCGTCAGCGGCCGACAAAACCCAGGTCATCCCGGTGGTCCCGGTGACGGAGCCCGAAATCAGACCTCGGACGCTCGATCAGACCCAGGTCATCCCGGTCATCCCCGCGCAGCCCGCGGTACCTGTTGAGGAGCCGGTGACTGAGGTTGCCGCCAATGACGACGACGTTTCGGGTGGCCGGCATCGAGCTCCGTCCGAGGAGACCACCGTGGACGTCGCGGTTCCGCTGCAGCAGGAAGTCTCGGCGGCCGCAGTCGACGCGGAATCCGAGACCGCGCGATTGGAAAAGCTAGTCCCGCCAGCGGAACCTGCCGTGAGCGAGCCCGAGCCCGAGCCCGAACCAGAGCCGCAACCGGAACCGGAGCCGGAGCCGGAGGCGGAACCGGAACCGGAACCCGAGGTCGTGAGCGAACCTGAGCCGGTGGCCGTGAGCGAACCCGAGCCCGAACCCGAACCCGAACCCGAGCCGCAACCGGTGGTCGTGAGCGAACCTGAGCCGGTGGCCGTCAGCGAGCCCGAATCCGAACCCGAGCCGGAACCGGAACCGGAACTCGTCAGCGAGCCCGCACCCGAGCCGGATCCGGAACCGGAGCCGGTGGCCGTCAGCGAGCCCGAATCCGAACCCGAGCCGGAACCGGAACCGGAACTCGTCAGCGAGCCCGCACCCGAGCCGGATCCGGAACCGGAGCCGGTGGCCGTCAGCGAGCCCGCACCCGAACCTGAGCCCGAGCGGGAACCGTTGGTCGTGAGCGAACCTGAGCCGGTGGCCGTCAGCGAGCCAGAACCGGAACCCGAGCCGCAACCGCTGGAAGCGCCTGCGGCTCTTGTTGCCGTCGAATCCGATTCGGAACGGCTGCACCGGCTGCTGGCGTATGTCGTCCGCCAAGAACCCGGGTTGAACTGGGCGGTCGGCGATCTCGCCGACGGCACCACACTGCTGGTCACCGACCTCGCGCACGGCTGGATTCCGCCGGGCATCGCGCTCCCGGTCGGCGTGCGGTTGCTTGCACCCGGCCGCCGCAGGGGTAAAGCCTCCGCACTGCTCGGCGAGGCGACCCTGACCGCGACCTACACCCCCGGCGATCGAGTCGGCCGTGCGACAGACTTCCCGCCGACCGAATCTTCGGTGCAGGCCCGCGAACTGCCGCCCGTCGAAGATCTCGGGTGGGAGCTGGGTCGAGTCACGCACTGGCGGGACGGACTTCCCCGGTTGGTGCACACCTTGGCGAAAGCCGCCACGTCGGGCACCGGTGTCGTGGAGGAGGAAGCCGATCTGCTGCGTGTGCATCTCGACACCGCCCGCTATCAGCTGCTGAGCCAGTACCCGGACGTCGTGCCCGCACTATTGCTCAACTGTCTATTGCTGGCCGCCACCGAAAGCAGTGTCACCGGCGATGCGACGTCGGCGAACTATCACCTGGCGTGGTTCCAGAAGCTCGATGAACCCCCGGCCAGCCAGTGGACCGCCGAGTCCTGA
- a CDS encoding DUF2694 family protein, with amino-acid sequence MTDANPAFDTVHPSGHILVRSCRGGYMHSVALSEEAMDTDAATLAQGILLTADVSWLKALLEVRYEIVAAGHTPSAEVPTPNDLDAAIEKLLAHKLRRRDGAD; translated from the coding sequence ATGACCGACGCCAATCCCGCGTTCGACACCGTTCACCCGAGTGGGCACATCCTCGTCCGCTCGTGCCGCGGCGGTTACATGCACAGCGTTGCGCTGAGCGAAGAGGCGATGGATACCGACGCTGCGACCTTGGCGCAGGGCATCCTGTTGACCGCTGATGTTTCCTGGCTGAAGGCGTTGCTGGAGGTTCGCTATGAGATCGTGGCGGCCGGACACACCCCGTCGGCGGAGGTCCCGACCCCGAACGACCTCGATGCGGCGATCGAGAAGCTGCTGGCGCACAAGCTGCGCCGCCGCGACGGCGCCGACTAA
- a CDS encoding ESX-1 secretion-associated protein, translating into MADRIHVVPAHLREAAAHHQETSDYLRTVPSSHAAIQESLDSLGPIFGELRDAGRELLELRRQCYEQQADDHADMAHNLTVTATTWDQHEQDAAGELGRVVDGGR; encoded by the coding sequence ATGGCAGATCGAATCCATGTGGTGCCCGCGCACTTACGTGAAGCAGCTGCGCATCATCAGGAGACCTCCGACTACTTGCGCACCGTTCCGTCGTCGCATGCCGCCATCCAGGAGAGCCTGGACTCGCTGGGGCCTATCTTCGGTGAACTTCGCGACGCCGGACGTGAACTGCTCGAACTGAGACGCCAGTGCTACGAGCAACAGGCCGACGACCACGCCGACATGGCGCACAACCTGACCGTGACGGCCACGACATGGGATCAGCATGAACAAGATGCGGCCGGCGAACTCGGTCGCGTCGTCGACGGCGGTCGATGA